DNA from Candidatus Paceibacterota bacterium:
GTCGCTGGTCGAGCGGGCGATGAAAGACGGCGCAGTGGGGCTTTCCACCGGGCTGATCTATCATCCTGGCGTCTTCGCAACGACGGATGAGATTGTGGAACTGGCCAAGGTTATCGCGCCGTATGGCGGCATTTACGCAACTCACATGCGGCACGAGGACGACCAGATCTACAGTGCGCTTGACGAAGTATTCCGAATCGCGCGGGAAGCAGGCGTCCGCGCCGAGGTGTCGCATATCAAGCTCTCGGGCCCAAACTGCTGGGGCCAGGCCGACCGGGTGCTGGCCTGCATCGAGAAGGCGCGCGCCGAAGGCCTGGATGTCACGCAAGACCAGTATGCGTACACCGCCTCCAGCACGGGGCTGAGTCAGTTGATCCCCGATTGGGCGCGGGAAGGCGGCCGGAGTGAGTTCCAAAAACGCCTCGCCGACCCGGCGCAGAAGGCGACGATGGTCGCCCAAATGAAGAAGAGCGTACGCAACAAAGGACGCGACGACTACTCCTACGCCGTCATCGCGTCCTGCCGATCGGACAAGTCGCTCAACGGACTCAACATCGCGGAAGCCGCTAAGGCGAAACGCGGCTCAGGCTCCCTCGACGACCAGATCGAGATGATCCTGGCGATCCAGGCCGCCGGCGGCGCCAGCGGCGTCTTCCACGGCATGAGCGAAGATGATTTGAAGCTCTTCATGCGGCACCCCAACACCATGGTCGCCAGCGACAGCGGCTTGCGGAAGCTCGGCGAAGGTATGCCGCACCCGCGCGGCTACGGCAATAATGCGCGCGTGCTGGCCCGTTACGTCCGCGAGCTGAAGGTGCTCCGACTGGAGGACGCCATTCGAAAAATGACCAGCCTGCCCGCCAACACCTTCCACTTCAAAGGCCGCGGCCAGCTGCGCGAAGGGAACTGGGCCGACATCGTGATCTTCGATCCCGAAAAGGTGCAGGACACCTCCATCTACAAGGATCCGCACCATTATCCCACCGGCATCCCGCACGTGTTGGTGAACGGCGTCCCGGTCATCAAGGACAGCGAGCACACCGGCGCGAAGGCGGGGCAGGCGCTGCGGCGCAGGGCATAGCGCCGGGCGCGAGGCGAAACCCTGGTGTCAGCGCGAAATGACGTTCGCGGCTGCGGCTCTGCTTTCGCTGGTTGGCCCTGCCGCGCGACCGGTTACAGTCGGGCGGCGTTATCTCGGCAGGAGTCTCTCGGGCGCTTGAACGGGCTGGCCCTCCCGCCATTGTATGGGCACAACGGACAAGTGCCACGTCTTGCCGGCTGTGTTGTTCCCTTGGTAGAATAAGTAATCCTGCCCGTCATCGTCCTGAAACAGGTAGGGGTGGCCCGATTCGCTCGCATTCCAACTACCCGGCCGGCCGTTCGGTAGAAAGGGCTTGTCCGACAGGCGCTGGAAGCGGACGCCATCGTCGCTGACCGCCACACCAATCTGCTGCGGATCGTTGTTGTAGCCGCCGGCGTAGAACATGTAGAGCCGGCCGCCGTGCCGACCCATCGCCGGGGCTTCAATACAGCGCTTTTCCCAGGCCAGATCGAGGCCCGGGTCATCCAGCTCCGTTGGCACCGTGGGCTCAAGGATCGGGCCGTTCATGTTGAGCTGCGTCCATTTGTCGCGCGCGAAATCGCTGTCCAATGGCGCCGCAGCCACTCCGAGCATCTGGACTTTCATCGTCGGGTCACGTGTTGCCCAATACAGCAGCAGCCGGTCCCCATGCCGGATGACATCCGCGTCAATGGCTCGGCCGGCGTTCCAATCGCCGCTCGGCCAGAACACGGGATTTGTCGGGTCTCGGGTGAATCGCAAGCCATCCTCGGACCACGCGTGGCAAATCGCGTCGCCTTTGCCCCTGCCGTAGGTCTGATAGAACAGGTGAATCTTCCCGCGCAGCACGATGGCGCCCGGGGCGGTGAAACCCCTGGCCTCGGCTTCGCCGCTACTGCGCAGCTCCCCGGCTTTGGTCCAATCCACCAGGTTTGTGCTGGTCGCCACCCCGATGGACCAGCCCTCCGTCGGCTTGCCCGGGTAAGGCGGGACGGAGTAGTAGAGCCAATACGTGCCCTTGAACTTCACGACGGCCGGGTCCTTTGAGAACGGCCGGCCGCTGACGTTGTCCGCGAAGTGCATCCGGGGCGCGGCGCTCCGCGTATCCGCCAATGAAAGCTGGTGCGCTGCTTGGCCAACCAGGATCGCCAAGAGCAACGTCGAGCCTCTCATACTGCATCCGGGTTACGATCGCGGTGCGATTTCCGGCAGGCGCTCGAGCATCACCGGCAAAAACGCCTCAAAGCTCATACTGCTTGTCTCAAAGCCCGGGAGCAGATCGTAAAAGGGACGCGTCAACGTCAGTCCGTTGGCCGTATCGTCGGTTACCAGCCAGTCCTGGTGGGCGCTAATCCGTGCGGCATTGGCAGCATTGAGGTGCGAGGTGGCGCAGAAGCGGCGGTCCAGGGCCCGGACGAGGCATTCGTAGGTGAATGTCACCGCGTCCTGATAGCTCTCCGACCGTGGCCCGCGCTTGCCGGCCTCATAGTAGCGAAGCAGCTTTGCCCGGTGTGCCGGGAAGTTGGTTTTGACCAGGGGGTTCACAATCGAATGAAGATACTCGTGAACGTTCAAACCGTAGGAGTGAGAGCCGGGCCCCTCAACGCAGTAGTAATAGGGTTCATAGGGGGCTGCTATCGCAGAGTAATGTGAATCCAAAAGGTCCGGGACATTGACAATGGTCAGTGTGTCTTGGCGCGGCAAACGCAGGTATTGCCAGAGGCCGTCCATCTGTCGTTGCATCGCCGCCAGATCGTACTTCTTCAGCTCGGCCAGGTAGTCGCCTTTGACTTCGTTCCAGACATTGGTCAAGTCAGCCGTGACCCAGAAATCGCGCAGCAGAGCAGGGAAATCCGCCAACCGCTTCGCCGTGATGGGATAATTCAGCTCCTTGTCCGTCCGCACCCGCTGGAACGGGTAATTGGGCTCCAAGCTCAGCGCAAAGTCCTGGTAGGCGAAAGGGCCCAGCTTCCTGGATCTCGCGTACTGGCGCCACTTCTGAAGCTTCTCGGGATGGGCCGCCAGGTTCTCCGCCACCCGTTGGCGCACCTTCTGCCGGACAGGGTGCATGGCCACGGCTGGCGGTTGGTCGTCGAAGCCGGTCGCATTAATGAAGGCCATGGTGACGAAGACCCGGCGGTCCGCCAACACCCTGAACCCGTCACCGATCCTGATTTCGTCGGGGTGCGCAAAGGCCGCCGGTGCCGGGTTGGGCTTCGGGGAAGCGCAGCCCGCACCGGCCAGCAAGAGGAGAAAGAGCATCAAAGGCACTGCAGATTTGTGCATAGAGGCAAGACAAATTGGGAATGCGCTCCAGTCTTCATGATCACCGTGGGCGACGGTAGGAGGAGGCGAAGGGGCTGTCAAGCTGAGCGGCGGGGATTCCCTCGGGGAGCACCAGTAGCTGGGGAGAGAACTTCCCGAACTGCCGCTCGCGCTGTGTCCCCCTGAATCCCTCACCCGCCCTAAAGTGTGTACCAGGCGTGTGAAAGGCGCGAATGGGGTGAAGGATGCGAAGGGCTGGGGATTGACTGGGGTGGGGGAGGCAGGCGAGAATGGAGGCGCTCCACGCATGAAAAAGAGAGTTGCCACGAGCATAAAGCGTCCGCCTGCCAGCGCGCCGCGCCTGGCCGGCGCGTTGACGGGGCGGCAGCGGTTTCTGCACGCCTGCCATTGCCGCCCGGTGGACCGCCCGCCAGTGTGGCTGATGCGTCAGGCGGGGCGCGCGCTGCCCGAATACCGCGCCCTCAAGGAACAGCACTCCTTTCTCGAACTGGTCCAAACCCCGGAGCTGGCGGCAGAAGTGACGCTGCAGCCCATCCGGCGGTTTGGCTTTGACGCGGCAATACTCTTCTGCGACATCTTGGTCGTGGCCGAGGGCCTGGGGCAGCGCTACCAGTTTCGCGACCGGGGCGGGATCGAGATGGAGTTCCTGCTCAAGTCGGCGGCGGACATTGCCCGGCTGGATGTCGCAGCGGTAACGGAACGTCTGCAATACGTGGCCCAGGCCCTACCGCTCATCAAGTCCGCGCTCGATGGCCGCGCGGCGC
Protein-coding regions in this window:
- a CDS encoding family 43 glycosylhydrolase produces the protein MRGSTLLLAILVGQAAHQLSLADTRSAAPRMHFADNVSGRPFSKDPAVVKFKGTYWLYYSVPPYPGKPTEGWSIGVATSTNLVDWTKAGELRSSGEAEARGFTAPGAIVLRGKIHLFYQTYGRGKGDAICHAWSEDGLRFTRDPTNPVFWPSGDWNAGRAIDADVIRHGDRLLLYWATRDPTMKVQMLGVAAAPLDSDFARDKWTQLNMNGPILEPTVPTELDDPGLDLAWEKRCIEAPAMGRHGGRLYMFYAGGYNNDPQQIGVAVSDDGVRFQRLSDKPFLPNGRPGSWNASESGHPYLFQDDDGQDYLFYQGNNTAGKTWHLSVVPIQWREGQPVQAPERLLPR
- a CDS encoding D-aminoacylase codes for the protein MKRRCTLLLALFAALVPVSLPAESYDLLIRHGRVVDGTGNPAFFADLAISNGRIAAIGRVDGTARTEIDAAGLVVAPGFIDVHTHADEIAEMPKAENFVRMGVTTVVAGNCGGSRLDLATFFRAIERTNVAVNVATLVGFNSVREKAMGGSFDRPPTAQELSGMKSLVERAMKDGAVGLSTGLIYHPGVFATTDEIVELAKVIAPYGGIYATHMRHEDDQIYSALDEVFRIAREAGVRAEVSHIKLSGPNCWGQADRVLACIEKARAEGLDVTQDQYAYTASSTGLSQLIPDWAREGGRSEFQKRLADPAQKATMVAQMKKSVRNKGRDDYSYAVIASCRSDKSLNGLNIAEAAKAKRGSGSLDDQIEMILAIQAAGGASGVFHGMSEDDLKLFMRHPNTMVASDSGLRKLGEGMPHPRGYGNNARVLARYVRELKVLRLEDAIRKMTSLPANTFHFKGRGQLREGNWADIVIFDPEKVQDTSIYKDPHHYPTGIPHVLVNGVPVIKDSEHTGAKAGQALRRRA